A window of Streptomyces sp. DG1A-41 contains these coding sequences:
- a CDS encoding amino acid ABC transporter ATP-binding protein, translating into MSETPVLRMESVRKSFGGSIVLRDIDLEVAPHTVTALIGASGSGKSTLLRCANLLEEIDDGAIWLDGEEITDPRVDQDTVRRRIGVVFQAYNLFPHLTVLENITLAPRRVHGVPRAEAGARARELLERLGLGDKAGEYPDRLSGGQQQRAAIVRALAVRPRLLLLDEITAALDPELVDEVLTVVRGLKDEGMTMVLATHEMGFAREVADQVCFLEGGVVLERGTAEQVFGEPRQERTRRFLRRIVEAGRL; encoded by the coding sequence ATGAGCGAGACGCCCGTGCTGCGCATGGAGTCCGTCCGCAAGTCCTTCGGCGGTTCGATCGTGCTGCGGGACATCGACCTGGAGGTCGCCCCGCACACGGTCACCGCGCTGATCGGCGCCTCCGGCTCCGGCAAGTCCACGCTGCTGCGGTGCGCGAACCTGCTGGAGGAGATCGACGACGGGGCCATCTGGCTGGACGGCGAGGAGATCACCGACCCACGCGTCGACCAGGACACCGTGCGCCGCCGGATCGGCGTGGTCTTCCAGGCGTACAACCTCTTCCCGCACCTGACGGTCCTGGAGAACATCACGCTCGCGCCCCGTCGCGTGCACGGCGTGCCCCGCGCCGAGGCCGGGGCACGCGCGCGTGAGCTGCTGGAGCGGCTGGGGCTGGGCGACAAGGCGGGCGAGTACCCGGACCGGCTGAGCGGCGGACAGCAGCAGCGGGCGGCGATCGTGCGCGCCCTGGCCGTACGTCCCCGGCTGCTGCTGCTCGACGAGATCACCGCCGCGCTCGATCCCGAGCTGGTGGACGAGGTCCTCACCGTCGTCCGCGGCCTGAAGGACGAGGGCATGACCATGGTGCTGGCCACACACGAGATGGGCTTCGCGCGGGAGGTCGCCGACCAGGTGTGTTTCCTGGAGGGCGGCGTGGTGCTGGAACGCGGCACCGCCGAGCAGGTCTTCGGGGAACCGCGGCAGGAGCGCACGCGGCGCTTTCTGCGGCGGATCGTGGAGGCGGGGCGGCTGTAG
- the aroQ gene encoding type II 3-dehydroquinate dehydratase: MPRTLANAPIMILNGPNLNLLGQRQPEIYGSDTLADVEALCAKAAAAHGGTVDFRQSNHEGELVDWIHEARLNHCGIVINPGAYSHTSVAILDALNTCDGMPVLEVHISNIHKRESFRHHSYVSLRADGVIAGCGVQGYVFGVERVAALAGAGHADA; the protein is encoded by the coding sequence GTGCCCCGCACCCTGGCCAACGCCCCGATCATGATCCTCAACGGCCCCAACCTGAACCTGCTCGGCCAGCGCCAGCCGGAAATCTACGGCTCCGACACCCTCGCCGACGTCGAGGCCCTGTGCGCCAAGGCGGCGGCCGCGCACGGCGGCACGGTCGACTTCCGCCAGTCCAACCACGAGGGCGAACTGGTGGACTGGATCCACGAGGCCCGGCTGAACCACTGCGGCATCGTGATCAACCCGGGCGCCTACTCGCATACCTCCGTCGCCATCCTGGACGCCCTCAACACCTGTGACGGCATGCCCGTGTTGGAGGTCCACATCTCCAACATCCACAAGCGCGAGTCGTTCCGGCACCACTCGTACGTCTCGCTGCGCGCCGACGGGGTCATCGCGGGGTGCGGGGTGCAGGGGTACGTGTTCGGAGTGGAGCGGGTCGCGGCGCTGGCCGGGGCGGGGCACGCCGACGCCTGA
- a CDS encoding S66 peptidase family protein, with amino-acid sequence MTSLSYPPKPSAGDRIAVLSPSSGLPGLLPLPYELGLERLRKEYGLEPVEYPATRKMGSTPQERADDIHAAFADPDIKAVIASIGGNDQITVLPLLDRELIRAHPKPFFGMSDNTNLLAYLRNSGVVAFHGATVMCELGRPGAMHPQTAESLRAALFTSGPYELRPAERWRDIDRDWADPATFDAEPETRPGTGWTWVNADRVVEGRSWGGCLEIIGWLLMADREIPRDLSGYDGGVLFLETSEDMPSATEVFSTLRNMGERGLLQRFPALLMGRPKTWSFERPNSPEEAARHASDQREAVLSAMRTYAPETTIVFDVDFGHTDPQMVIPYGGTVRVDGPARRITVTY; translated from the coding sequence ATGACGAGCCTCTCCTACCCGCCCAAGCCGTCCGCCGGTGACCGCATCGCCGTGCTCTCGCCCTCCTCCGGCCTGCCGGGGCTCTTACCGCTCCCCTACGAGCTCGGCCTGGAGCGGCTGCGCAAGGAGTACGGGCTGGAGCCGGTCGAGTATCCGGCGACCCGCAAGATGGGCTCCACGCCCCAGGAGCGGGCCGACGACATCCACGCGGCCTTCGCCGACCCGGACATCAAGGCGGTCATCGCGTCGATCGGCGGGAACGACCAGATCACCGTGCTGCCGCTGCTGGACCGGGAGTTGATCCGGGCCCACCCGAAGCCGTTCTTCGGGATGAGCGACAACACGAACCTGCTCGCCTACCTCCGCAACAGCGGCGTCGTCGCCTTTCACGGGGCGACTGTGATGTGCGAACTGGGCCGCCCGGGGGCCATGCACCCGCAGACCGCCGAGTCCCTGCGGGCGGCCCTGTTCACCTCCGGCCCGTACGAGCTGCGGCCCGCCGAGCGGTGGCGTGACATCGACCGGGACTGGGCGGACCCGGCGACCTTCGACGCGGAGCCGGAGACCCGGCCCGGGACCGGCTGGACCTGGGTCAACGCCGACCGGGTGGTCGAGGGGCGCAGTTGGGGCGGCTGCCTGGAGATCATCGGCTGGCTGCTGATGGCCGACCGCGAGATCCCGCGCGACCTGTCCGGGTACGACGGCGGCGTGCTGTTCCTGGAGACCTCGGAGGACATGCCGAGCGCCACGGAGGTCTTCAGCACCCTGCGCAACATGGGCGAACGCGGGCTGCTCCAGCGCTTTCCGGCCCTCCTCATGGGCCGCCCGAAGACCTGGTCCTTCGAGCGGCCCAACAGCCCGGAGGAGGCCGCTCGTCACGCGTCCGACCAGCGTGAGGCCGTCCTGAGCGCCATGCGGACCTACGCCCCCGAGACCACGATCGTCTTCGACGTGGACTTCGGGCACACCGACCCGCAGATGGTGATCCCGTACGGGGGCACCGTGCGCGTGGACGGACCGGCCCGGCGCATCACGGTCACGTACTGA